One window from the genome of [Clostridium] celerecrescens 18A encodes:
- the nuoF gene encoding NADH-quinone oxidoreductase subunit NuoF — MYRSHVLVCGGTGCTSSGSQQIMVKLRDELKNQGLDQEVSVVQTGCHGLCALGPIMIIYPDATFYAMVKEEDISEIVTEHLLKGRPVERLLYDETVTPAGIKALSDTDFYKKQHRIALRNCGVINPEEIEEYIGTGGYQALGKVLTEMTPDEVIQTLLDSGLRGRGGAGFPTGLKWKLAKQNDADQKYVCCNADEGDPGAFMDRSVLEGDPHALLEAMTIAGYAIGASQGYIYVRAEYPIAVQRLKIAINQAKEMELLGDDIFGSGFSFNIDLRLGAGAFVCGEETALMVSIEGNRGEPRPRPPFPAQKGLFGKPTILNNVETYANIPQIILNGSEWFASMGTEKSKGTKVFALGGKIHNTGLVEVPMGTTLREIIEEIGGGIPNGKKFKAAQTGGPSGGCIPVEHYDIPIDYDNLIAIGSMMGSGGLIVMDETDCMVDIAKFFLEFTVEESCGKCTPCRIGTKRMLEILDKITKGQAKLEDLDRLEELCYYVKENSACGLGQTAPNPVLSTLKFFRDEYNAHIVDKTCPSGVCKALLSYHIDAEKCKGCTLCARNCPVNAISGSVKNPHVIDPEKCIKCGVCMEKCKFDAVYKK; from the coding sequence ATGTATCGTTCACATGTATTAGTTTGCGGCGGCACAGGATGTACTTCCTCTGGAAGCCAGCAGATTATGGTAAAATTAAGAGATGAATTAAAGAATCAGGGTCTGGATCAGGAAGTATCCGTTGTACAGACCGGCTGCCACGGCCTTTGTGCATTAGGCCCGATTATGATCATTTACCCGGATGCCACCTTCTATGCAATGGTAAAGGAAGAAGATATTTCCGAAATTGTAACCGAGCACTTATTAAAAGGACGTCCGGTGGAAAGACTGCTTTATGATGAGACTGTGACCCCGGCAGGTATCAAAGCCTTAAGTGATACCGATTTCTATAAAAAACAGCACAGGATCGCTCTGCGCAACTGTGGTGTCATCAATCCGGAAGAAATTGAAGAATACATTGGTACCGGCGGATATCAGGCTCTTGGTAAGGTTCTTACTGAAATGACTCCCGACGAAGTGATCCAGACTCTCTTAGACAGCGGATTAAGAGGACGAGGCGGCGCAGGATTCCCAACCGGCCTCAAATGGAAGCTGGCCAAGCAAAACGACGCAGATCAGAAGTATGTCTGTTGTAACGCAGACGAAGGCGACCCAGGCGCATTTATGGACCGTTCCGTATTAGAGGGTGATCCTCATGCTCTTTTGGAGGCCATGACCATTGCCGGCTATGCCATCGGCGCTTCCCAGGGTTACATCTACGTTCGTGCAGAGTATCCCATCGCCGTACAGCGTTTAAAGATCGCCATTAACCAGGCCAAAGAGATGGAGCTTTTAGGCGATGATATCTTTGGATCCGGTTTCTCCTTTAACATTGACCTTCGTTTGGGTGCTGGTGCATTCGTTTGCGGCGAAGAGACCGCACTTATGGTTTCCATCGAAGGCAACCGCGGAGAGCCAAGACCACGTCCTCCGTTCCCGGCACAGAAAGGTTTATTCGGCAAGCCAACCATCTTAAATAATGTTGAAACTTATGCAAATATCCCGCAGATCATCTTAAACGGATCCGAATGGTTTGCTTCCATGGGTACTGAGAAATCCAAGGGAACAAAGGTATTCGCTTTAGGCGGAAAAATCCATAACACCGGACTGGTAGAAGTTCCTATGGGAACTACCCTCCGTGAAATCATCGAAGAAATCGGCGGCGGCATTCCAAACGGCAAAAAGTTCAAGGCTGCCCAGACCGGCGGACCATCCGGCGGTTGTATTCCTGTAGAACATTACGATATTCCTATTGATTACGACAACCTGATTGCAATCGGCTCCATGATGGGTTCCGGCGGTCTGATCGTTATGGATGAAACCGACTGTATGGTTGATATCGCAAAATTCTTCCTGGAATTCACCGTAGAAGAATCCTGCGGAAAATGTACGCCATGCCGTATCGGAACAAAGCGTATGCTGGAGATCCTCGATAAGATCACCAAGGGACAGGCAAAGCTGGAAGATTTAGACCGTCTGGAAGAGTTGTGCTACTACGTAAAAGAAAACTCTGCCTGCGGCCTTGGACAGACAGCACCAAACCCGGTTCTGTCAACCCTTAAGTTCTTCCGCGACGAATACAATGCCCATATTGTCGATAAGACATGTCCGTCTGGTGTGTGCAAAGCGCTGCTCTCCTACCACATTGATGCAGAGAAATGTAAGGGCTGTACCCTTTGTGCAAGAAACTGCCCGGTTAACGCTATCTCCGGTTCCGTTAAGAACCCACATGTCATTGATCCTGAGAAGTGTATCAAGTGCGGCGTATGTATGGAGAAATGTAAGTTTGACGCTGTTTACAAGAAATAA
- a CDS encoding (2Fe-2S) ferredoxin domain-containing protein has translation MKTLEELKAIREKMQGQVSMRGEDHGRTRILVGMATCGIASGARPVLNTLSNLVQENNMTDRFSVTQTGCIGLCQYEPIVEILEPGKEKVTYINMTPEKAEEVYKEHLLSGHVVQNYTLASADIK, from the coding sequence ATGAAGACTCTTGAAGAATTAAAAGCAATTCGGGAAAAGATGCAGGGTCAAGTCAGCATGCGTGGCGAAGATCACGGACGTACCCGGATTCTGGTCGGCATGGCTACATGCGGAATAGCCAGCGGAGCAAGACCTGTACTTAATACATTATCAAACCTGGTTCAGGAAAACAATATGACAGATCGTTTTTCTGTTACCCAGACCGGATGCATCGGTTTATGTCAATATGAACCGATCGTTGAAATTCTGGAACCCGGTAAAGAAAAAGTTACTTATATCAATATGACCCCGGAAAAAGCAGAAGAAGTTTACAAAGAGCATTTACTGAGTGGCCACGTTGTTCAAAACTATACGTTAGCTTCTGCTGACATCAAATAA
- a CDS encoding ATP-binding protein has product MMTEISLNILDVAENSTRAGATLVTILVSVETAADKLIVTIEDNGCGMTKEQALQVTDPFFTTRGTRKVGLGVPFFKYAAESTGGSFSIESELGTGTAVTAVFGLSHIDRMPLGDINSTIETLITCHPDTDFLYIYRYNQASFELDTRAFREILGDIPFDTPEVSAYIKEYLSENKLETDGGAAI; this is encoded by the coding sequence ATGATGACAGAGATTTCTTTAAATATCCTGGATGTGGCAGAAAACTCCACGCGGGCAGGGGCTACCCTGGTTACCATTCTTGTTTCCGTCGAAACGGCTGCAGACAAACTGATTGTTACCATTGAGGACAACGGCTGCGGCATGACAAAGGAACAGGCACTTCAAGTGACCGATCCCTTCTTTACCACCAGAGGAACCAGAAAAGTGGGCCTTGGCGTTCCGTTTTTCAAATATGCGGCGGAAAGCACAGGCGGAAGTTTTTCCATCGAGTCAGAGTTGGGGACCGGCACGGCAGTAACCGCTGTTTTCGGGCTATCCCATATCGACCGTATGCCCCTTGGTGATATAAACAGTACCATTGAAACCCTTATCACCTGTCATCCGGACACAGACTTTCTCTATATCTATCGTTACAACCAAGCGTCGTTTGAGCTGGATACCAGAGCGTTCCGCGAAATTTTAGGGGATATCCCCTTTGATACCCCGGAGGTATCGGCTTATATTAAGGAATATCTCAGTGAAAACAAATTGGAAACAGATGGAGGCGCGGCCATTTAG
- a CDS encoding NADH-quinone oxidoreductase subunit NuoE family protein: MACKTQGVQFNGTKEQEAALKEAIALLKDTKGSLMPIMQKAQEIYGYLPIEVQTIISDETGIPLEKIYGVATFYAQFALQPKGKYQVSVCLGTACYVKGSGDIFHKLEEILGITNGECTPDGKFSLDSCRCVGACGLAPVMMVNGDVYGRLTTDDVHDILAKYE, translated from the coding sequence ATGGCTTGTAAAACACAAGGCGTCCAATTTAACGGGACCAAGGAGCAGGAAGCTGCTTTAAAGGAAGCAATCGCCCTGCTCAAAGACACAAAAGGATCTCTCATGCCTATCATGCAAAAGGCACAGGAGATTTACGGCTATCTTCCAATCGAAGTCCAGACCATAATTTCTGATGAAACGGGTATTCCCCTTGAGAAGATTTATGGCGTTGCAACTTTTTATGCCCAGTTCGCACTTCAGCCAAAGGGCAAGTACCAGGTATCTGTCTGTCTAGGAACTGCTTGCTATGTTAAAGGTTCCGGAGACATCTTCCATAAGCTTGAGGAAATCCTTGGGATTACCAACGGCGAATGTACACCGGATGGAAAGTTCTCCCTTGATTCCTGCCGCTGCGTAGGTGCTTGCGGCCTGGCTCCCGTCATGATGGTGAACGGGGATGTTTACGGTAGGCTGACCACTGATGATGTTCATGACATACTTGCAAAGTACGAATAG
- a CDS encoding DRTGG domain-containing protein: MTVRDVRDKLGAKVLAGEDHLDEEVKSACGSDMMSDVLAFSKDHSVLLTGLCNPQVIRTAEMLDIVCIVFVRGKKPDESMLLMAEERGIIILSTGHRMFSACGLLYEAGLHGGAI; encoded by the coding sequence ATGACAGTAAGAGATGTAAGAGATAAACTGGGTGCCAAGGTGCTTGCAGGAGAGGACCACCTGGATGAGGAGGTAAAGAGTGCCTGCGGTTCTGATATGATGAGCGATGTGCTGGCGTTCTCCAAGGATCACTCGGTCCTTCTTACGGGACTTTGCAACCCCCAGGTAATCCGTACGGCGGAGATGCTTGATATAGTCTGTATCGTATTTGTCAGAGGCAAAAAACCGGATGAGTCCATGCTTTTGATGGCAGAGGAGCGGGGAATCATTATCCTGTCCACCGGGCATCGAATGTTCTCGGCCTGCGGCCTGCTTTATGAGGCAGGACTTCACGGAGGTGCGATCTGA
- a CDS encoding ATP-binding protein, with translation MTDMITFHYRISPDDFTRAGEASSDVKSKLKKMGVTPEAVRKVAIAMYEGEINMVIHAQGGEITVNITTDRIEMILADVGPGIPDVGLAMQAGYSTAPDAVRSLGFGAGMGLPNMKKYSDEMEIDTVIGKGTTIRMMVNI, from the coding sequence ATGACGGATATGATAACGTTTCACTACAGGATTTCACCTGATGATTTTACAAGAGCAGGGGAAGCCAGCAGTGATGTGAAGAGCAAGCTGAAAAAGATGGGGGTCACCCCGGAAGCGGTGCGCAAGGTGGCCATTGCCATGTATGAAGGGGAGATCAATATGGTGATCCACGCGCAGGGGGGAGAGATAACCGTTAACATAACTACGGACAGGATCGAGATGATCCTGGCTGATGTGGGTCCGGGAATACCAGATGTCGGTCTGGCCATGCAGGCGGGATATTCCACTGCGCCGGATGCAGTGCGTTCCCTGGGCTTTGGAGCAGGAATGGGGCTTCCGAATATGAAAAAGTATTCGGATGAGATGGAGATCGATACGGTAATAGGAAAAGGAACGACCATTCGTATGATGGTGAATATATAA
- a CDS encoding [Fe-Fe] hydrogenase large subunit C-terminal domain-containing protein — protein sequence MDKFYHSVRLDEELCMGCINCIKRCPTQAIRVRNGKAQINSKFCIDCGECIRVCPHHAKHATYDKMEVLKQYEYTVALPPPSLYSQFNNLDDVNIVLNALLMMGFDDVFEVSAAAELVSEATREYLSENPDKLPAISTACPSVVRLIRVKFPNLIPNLLPLNPPVEVAAILAAQKAMEKTGLDRDKIGIIFISPCPSKVTYVKSPLGTEHSEVDKVLAIKDLYPRLLSCMKAVGDDPPEIGTSGKIGVSWGRSGGEASGLFTEDYLAADGIENVIRVLEDMEDQKFTNLKFVELSACNGGCVGGVLTVENPYVAEVKLKRLRKYMPVARSHMQAGAEELVKWTKEVHYEPVFNLGETMMESFARLNQVERLLKKLPGLDCGSCGAPTCKALAEDIVRGEAVESDCVYFLRDNVHKLAEEVSRLASDIVEGDRDSYEKFKVMTKYIERISDEMTQLDRKEGRKRNDSKGTD from the coding sequence GTGGATAAATTTTATCATTCAGTAAGGCTTGATGAAGAGCTTTGCATGGGGTGTATCAATTGTATCAAACGGTGCCCTACTCAGGCCATCAGGGTGAGAAACGGTAAGGCACAGATCAACAGTAAATTCTGCATTGACTGCGGGGAGTGCATCCGGGTATGCCCTCATCATGCAAAACATGCCACATATGACAAGATGGAGGTTTTGAAACAATATGAATATACGGTAGCATTGCCGCCGCCATCCCTGTACAGCCAGTTTAACAATCTGGATGATGTGAATATTGTCTTAAATGCTCTTCTTATGATGGGGTTTGATGATGTATTTGAAGTAAGCGCGGCAGCGGAGCTGGTAAGCGAGGCTACCAGGGAATATTTAAGTGAAAATCCGGACAAACTTCCGGCCATCAGCACCGCCTGCCCTTCCGTGGTGCGACTTATAAGGGTCAAGTTCCCGAACTTAATCCCAAACCTTCTGCCATTAAATCCTCCGGTGGAGGTGGCAGCCATCCTTGCCGCCCAAAAGGCAATGGAAAAAACCGGACTTGATAGAGATAAGATCGGGATCATATTCATCTCCCCCTGTCCGTCCAAGGTGACCTATGTGAAATCGCCTCTGGGAACGGAACACAGTGAAGTGGATAAGGTGCTTGCAATAAAGGATTTGTATCCCCGGCTTTTATCCTGTATGAAAGCGGTGGGAGATGATCCGCCTGAAATTGGGACTTCAGGTAAGATCGGAGTCAGCTGGGGGCGCAGCGGAGGAGAGGCGAGCGGCTTGTTTACCGAGGATTACCTGGCAGCAGATGGCATTGAAAATGTCATAAGGGTTCTGGAGGATATGGAAGACCAGAAATTTACGAACCTGAAATTTGTGGAGCTCAGCGCCTGCAACGGCGGCTGTGTGGGCGGTGTGCTCACGGTAGAAAATCCATATGTAGCGGAGGTAAAACTGAAACGGCTTCGTAAGTACATGCCTGTAGCAAGGAGCCATATGCAGGCAGGAGCCGAAGAACTGGTAAAATGGACGAAGGAGGTTCATTATGAGCCGGTGTTTAATTTGGGCGAAACCATGATGGAAAGCTTTGCAAGGCTTAATCAGGTAGAGCGGCTTTTAAAGAAGCTTCCCGGCTTAGACTGCGGTTCCTGCGGTGCGCCTACCTGCAAGGCCCTGGCCGAGGATATTGTGCGTGGAGAAGCGGTGGAATCGGACTGCGTTTATTTCCTCAGGGACAATGTGCATAAGCTGGCGGAGGAAGTTTCCAGACTGGCGTCTGATATCGTGGAAGGCGACAGAGACAGCTATGAGAAATTCAAGGTCATGACAAAATATATCGAAAGAATTTCTGATGAAATGACTCAGCTTGACAGAAAAGAAGGGAGGAAGCGTAATGACAGTAAGGGAACTGATTGA
- a CDS encoding PHP domain-containing protein: MMNLTYDLHIHSCLSPCGDDDMTPANIVGMAALKGLDVIAVTDHNSCKNCPAVLHFAKEYGIVALPGMEVCTSEEVHAVCLFDHLDKAMEFDEYVYERLLAFPNNEEIFGKQQIYNKEDVLSGTVPNLLINSVDISFDQLWGLVRSYGGVMFPAHIDKSANSLLSNLGFVPPDSQFKTAEVKDLTRLHELRKKNPYLEGCRIISNSDAHYLEDIHEPRLTIEAEEKSMAAVVRALLHH, translated from the coding sequence ATGATGAACTTAACTTATGACCTTCACATCCATTCCTGCTTATCACCGTGCGGGGATGATGATATGACACCGGCAAATATTGTGGGGATGGCTGCCTTAAAAGGGCTTGACGTGATTGCGGTGACGGATCACAATTCCTGTAAAAATTGTCCGGCTGTGTTACATTTTGCAAAGGAATATGGGATCGTTGCTTTGCCGGGAATGGAAGTCTGTACATCGGAGGAGGTACATGCAGTATGCCTGTTTGACCATCTTGATAAGGCTATGGAGTTTGATGAGTATGTGTATGAACGGTTGTTGGCATTTCCAAATAATGAGGAAATATTTGGAAAGCAGCAGATATATAATAAGGAAGATGTCCTAAGCGGAACAGTGCCAAATCTTCTCATTAACAGCGTGGACATTTCTTTTGACCAGTTGTGGGGCCTGGTCCGGTCCTATGGAGGCGTCATGTTCCCGGCTCATATCGATAAGTCTGCCAACAGCCTGCTCTCAAATTTAGGCTTTGTGCCTCCTGACAGTCAGTTTAAAACGGCGGAGGTAAAGGACCTTACAAGGCTTCATGAGCTAAGAAAAAAGAACCCTTATCTGGAGGGCTGCCGGATCATCAGCAATTCCGATGCACATTATCTGGAGGACATTCATGAGCCAAGGTTAACGATTGAAGCAGAGGAAAAAAGCATGGCTGCTGTGGTCCGTGCGCTTCTGCACCACTAG
- a CDS encoding polysaccharide deacetylase family protein yields MKKLLQLGFGLMTVALVTAFVPATPFPSMADETASGQEASEVRNDWIDENLGPGVARWVDGNGNISEQPGKHTEDEAGESQSSAEGQDLNAGTAAEGQQEAGSQESQEQAAAGRQIDPSRPMVALTFDDGPFAPVGNQIMDCLAQYGGKATFFVVGSRVSVYGAELQRMVAEGHEIGNHTNEHKNLTKLSGSQIQSQINQCNDAVQAACGVRPSLVRPPGGAKNSTVLANVQAPVIMWSIDTRDWKTRNTGKTVNAVMSQVRDGDIVLMHELYSQTGAAAIEMIPRLTEAGYQLVTVSEMAALRGGTAPGGVYFHFYP; encoded by the coding sequence ATGAAAAAACTATTACAATTGGGCTTCGGTCTGATGACTGTGGCACTTGTGACAGCGTTCGTACCAGCAACACCGTTTCCTTCCATGGCGGATGAAACGGCATCGGGCCAGGAGGCATCGGAAGTACGGAATGACTGGATAGATGAAAACCTGGGACCAGGTGTGGCCAGGTGGGTAGACGGGAATGGTAATATTTCAGAACAACCGGGAAAGCATACGGAGGACGAAGCCGGTGAGAGCCAGAGCAGTGCGGAGGGCCAGGACTTAAATGCCGGGACTGCAGCAGAAGGGCAGCAGGAGGCCGGTTCACAGGAGAGCCAGGAACAGGCAGCCGCAGGACGCCAGATAGACCCTTCAAGGCCAATGGTGGCTCTGACCTTTGATGACGGACCGTTTGCACCCGTGGGTAATCAAATTATGGATTGTCTGGCACAGTACGGCGGAAAAGCCACGTTTTTCGTGGTGGGAAGCCGTGTTTCTGTTTATGGGGCAGAACTGCAGCGCATGGTTGCGGAAGGACATGAAATCGGCAATCACACCAATGAGCACAAAAATCTTACCAAGTTAAGCGGTTCCCAGATCCAAAGCCAGATAAACCAATGCAATGATGCGGTACAAGCTGCCTGCGGCGTCAGACCGTCTCTGGTAAGACCGCCGGGAGGAGCAAAAAACAGTACGGTCCTTGCAAATGTACAAGCACCCGTGATTATGTGGAGTATTGATACAAGGGACTGGAAGACGCGAAATACCGGTAAAACGGTAAATGCGGTAATGAGCCAGGTACGGGATGGGGACATCGTTCTGATGCATGAGCTTTATTCCCAGACCGGAGCAGCAGCCATTGAAATGATCCCCAGACTTACAGAGGCAGGCTACCAGCTGGTTACGGTAAGTGAGATGGCTGCACTCAGGGGAGGAACTGCCCCGGGCGGAGTTTATTTTCATTTTTATCCATAA
- a CDS encoding GntR family transcriptional regulator, with product MIWKLTDDRPIWIQLFEQLTLRIVSGLYAPGSAVPTVRALANEAGVNPNTMQRALAELESRGLVETRRTAGRIVTEDLSLIHNVRNELAYARMDEFLASMRALGYTDEQIRELLAAWDKKEEHV from the coding sequence ATGATCTGGAAACTGACCGATGACCGGCCGATCTGGATACAACTTTTCGAACAGCTCACTTTGCGCATCGTGTCCGGCTTATATGCACCTGGCTCGGCTGTGCCCACTGTACGCGCGCTGGCCAATGAGGCGGGGGTAAACCCGAATACAATGCAGCGTGCACTGGCGGAGCTGGAAAGCAGGGGTTTAGTAGAAACCCGCCGCACAGCCGGACGGATCGTTACTGAGGATCTGTCACTCATCCACAACGTGCGGAACGAGCTTGCCTATGCGCGGATGGATGAATTTCTTGCGTCCATGCGTGCCCTGGGCTACACCGATGAACAAATCCGCGAGCTGCTAGCCGCGTGGGATAAAAAGGAGGAACATGTATGA
- a CDS encoding ABC transporter ATP-binding protein, with the protein MNQELITARGLTKNYGTKPALDHIDLTVGRGRIVGLLGPNGSGKTTFIKLLCGLLQPTSGTLEVNSNAPGVETKSVISYLPDRMYFADWMKACDLTDFFADFYVDFDRTKAMEMFSALGIQPKDRLKTMSKGTKEKVQLALIMSRKAQLYLLDEPIGGVDPAARDFILNTILTNYNENGTVMLSTHLISDIERVLDEAIFLQNGKVVRHDTVDNIREQEGKSVDQLFREIFAYSS; encoded by the coding sequence ATGAATCAGGAACTTATCACTGCGCGTGGCCTGACTAAGAATTATGGAACAAAGCCCGCGCTTGACCATATTGATTTAACGGTAGGCCGGGGCCGCATCGTAGGTCTTCTAGGTCCAAACGGCTCAGGCAAGACCACCTTTATTAAGCTTTTATGCGGACTCTTGCAGCCCACCTCCGGTACGCTGGAGGTAAACAGCAATGCGCCCGGCGTAGAAACCAAATCAGTCATCTCTTACCTGCCAGACCGCATGTACTTTGCCGATTGGATGAAGGCCTGCGACTTGACAGACTTCTTTGCCGACTTTTATGTGGATTTTGACCGCACAAAGGCAATGGAGATGTTCTCGGCTCTTGGCATTCAGCCGAAGGACCGGCTTAAAACAATGTCAAAGGGTACCAAAGAAAAGGTGCAGCTTGCGCTTATTATGAGCCGTAAGGCGCAGCTTTATCTGCTTGATGAACCGATCGGCGGGGTTGACCCGGCAGCACGTGACTTTATCTTAAACACGATTCTGACCAACTATAACGAAAATGGCACGGTCATGTTGTCCACACATCTTATTTCTGATATCGAGCGCGTGTTGGATGAGGCCATTTTCCTGCAAAACGGCAAGGTTGTCCGCCATGATACCGTGGATAACATCCGTGAGCAGGAAGGCAAGTCAGTCGATCAGCTGTTCCGCGAAATATTCGCGTATAGCAGCTAG
- a CDS encoding aldo/keto reductase codes for MEYREVGKTGKHASIIGLGCEHLDGKPYEQVKETIDAALEYGVNLMDVFMPGTEVRENIAKALGSKRDQVMLQGHIGSTNVNMQYDISRDMPVVKQYFEELMRVFGYIDFGMMFFIDSEQDYKNVFETDFITYVERLKQQGDIRHIGFSSHNPETAMKVIETGVPEMMMFSINPAFDMLSSKASIFDCLDNGFQAGAYNGIDPKRAELYKLCTQKQVGITVMKTFGGGKLLSPEHTPYSRPMTSQQCVHYALSRPAVASVLTGCKTRAEMKDTMSYLSASDSDKDYTWIYNEVHSAFDGNCVYCGHCQPCPSEIDIAAVNKYLDIARLDKEAIPPSIRSHYQSLSHGGDECIACGSCESRCPFGVPIIKNMIEADSLLG; via the coding sequence ATGGAATACAGAGAGGTCGGAAAAACCGGCAAGCATGCAAGTATTATTGGCCTTGGCTGCGAACACCTTGACGGCAAGCCATACGAGCAGGTGAAGGAGACGATTGATGCCGCACTTGAGTATGGAGTTAATCTCATGGATGTTTTTATGCCCGGCACGGAAGTGCGTGAAAACATCGCAAAAGCACTGGGCAGTAAGCGGGATCAGGTGATGTTACAGGGGCATATCGGTTCCACGAATGTAAATATGCAGTACGATATCAGCCGGGATATGCCTGTGGTCAAGCAGTATTTTGAAGAACTGATGCGGGTCTTCGGCTACATAGATTTTGGCATGATGTTTTTTATTGATTCGGAGCAGGACTATAAAAATGTTTTCGAGACAGATTTTATTACATATGTGGAGCGTCTAAAACAACAAGGGGACATCCGGCACATTGGTTTTAGCTCCCATAACCCTGAAACTGCAATGAAGGTCATTGAGACAGGAGTGCCGGAGATGATGATGTTCAGCATTAATCCTGCATTTGATATGCTATCATCGAAAGCGAGTATTTTTGATTGTCTTGATAATGGCTTCCAGGCAGGGGCCTATAACGGAATTGATCCCAAACGTGCGGAATTATATAAGCTGTGTACGCAAAAACAAGTTGGTATTACTGTGATGAAAACCTTTGGCGGCGGCAAACTGCTTTCGCCGGAACATACGCCTTACAGCAGGCCGATGACTTCGCAGCAGTGCGTCCATTATGCACTCTCAAGGCCAGCGGTTGCCAGTGTCCTGACAGGCTGTAAAACCAGGGCTGAGATGAAGGACACCATGAGTTATCTTTCGGCATCTGACTCTGATAAGGATTACACATGGATTTATAACGAAGTGCATAGTGCTTTTGATGGAAACTGCGTGTACTGCGGACATTGCCAGCCATGTCCCTCTGAAATAGATATTGCCGCTGTCAACAAATACTTGGACATCGCACGGCTGGATAAAGAAGCAATCCCACCATCCATACGTTCTCATTATCAAAGCCTGTCTCATGGCGGTGATGAGTGTATTGCCTGCGGCAGCTGCGAAAGCCGTTGTCCTTTTGGGGTACCGATCATTAAAAATATGATAGAAGCTGATTCACTGCTTGGCTGA
- a CDS encoding class I SAM-dependent rRNA methyltransferase — MESATVRLKKGEGRSLKAGGPWIYDNEIDTITGDYTNGDIVSVEDFDGYFLGRGFINTNSKLTIRIMSRKKGNEVNESFLEMRVRNAWEYRKATVDTSSCRLIFGEADFLPGIVVDKFEDILVVESLALGIDRLKPVILEKLKKVLEEEGIKIRGIYERSDAKVRLQEGMERYKGFIGPSFDTKVEISENGVKYQVDVQDGQKTGFFLDQKYNRLAIQRLCKDKRVLDCFTHTGSFALNAGIAGAREVLGVDASELGIAQAKENAALNGLSDRVAFQCADVFELLPQLEKNGETFDVVILDPPAFTKSRNSVKNAVKGYREINLRGMKLVKDGGYLATCSCSHFMTPELFTKTIREAAANVHKRLRQVEYRTQAADHPILWAGDETSYYLKFYIFQVCDEK, encoded by the coding sequence ATGGAATCAGCAACCGTAAGATTAAAAAAAGGAGAAGGCCGCTCATTAAAAGCCGGCGGTCCTTGGATCTATGACAATGAAATCGATACCATCACCGGGGATTATACCAACGGTGATATCGTATCCGTGGAAGACTTTGACGGCTATTTCCTGGGTCGTGGCTTTATCAATACCAATTCCAAGCTCACCATCCGAATCATGTCCCGGAAAAAAGGCAATGAAGTGAATGAAAGCTTTCTGGAAATGCGGGTCCGCAACGCCTGGGAATACCGCAAAGCCACTGTGGATACCTCCAGCTGCCGTCTCATCTTCGGAGAGGCAGACTTCCTTCCCGGCATTGTAGTAGACAAGTTTGAGGATATCCTTGTGGTGGAATCCCTTGCCCTTGGCATTGACCGGCTAAAGCCTGTAATTCTGGAAAAGCTGAAAAAGGTTCTGGAAGAGGAGGGCATTAAAATCCGCGGCATTTATGAACGAAGCGACGCCAAGGTCCGCCTCCAGGAAGGCATGGAACGCTATAAGGGCTTTATCGGTCCTTCCTTTGACACTAAGGTGGAGATCTCGGAAAACGGGGTTAAATACCAGGTCGATGTCCAGGATGGGCAGAAAACCGGCTTTTTCCTTGACCAAAAATACAACCGCCTTGCCATTCAGCGCTTATGTAAGGACAAGCGGGTCTTAGACTGCTTTACCCATACCGGCTCCTTTGCCTTAAATGCCGGTATTGCCGGAGCAAGGGAAGTTCTTGGGGTGGATGCCTCTGAACTTGGCATCGCACAGGCAAAAGAAAATGCCGCATTAAACGGCTTATCTGACCGGGTAGCCTTTCAGTGCGCCGATGTTTTTGAACTCCTTCCCCAACTGGAGAAAAACGGAGAAACCTTCGATGTGGTCATCCTGGACCCTCCTGCCTTCACCAAATCCAGGAACTCCGTGAAAAACGCAGTAAAAGGCTACCGGGAGATCAATCTCCGCGGTATGAAGCTGGTAAAAGACGGCGGCTATTTAGCCACCTGCTCCTGTTCCCATTTCATGACCCCCGAGCTTTTCACAAAGACCATCCGGGAGGCGGCCGCAAATGTCCACAAACGCCTCCGTCAGGTAGAATACCGGACTCAGGCTGCAGATCATCCGATCTTGTGGGCGGGAGATGAAACCTCCTATTACTTAAAATTTTACATTTTTCAGGTTTGTGACGAGAAATAA